A stretch of the Pantoea deleyi genome encodes the following:
- a CDS encoding PTS ascorbate transporter subunit IIC, which translates to MFTQNLLQFVVDVLKVPSILVGLVACFGLVAQKKPFPDVIKGTVKTILGFLVLAGGATVLVGSLTPLGDIFKQAFDVQGIIPNNEAMVSIALAKYGAPTTMIMAFGMVANIVVARFTRLKYIYLSGHVTFYMACMIAIILSVAGFEGIQLIYTGSLLLGILMATFPAIAQPYMRKIIGGDHVALAHTGTIGYVLSGWIGSLVGKGSKSTEEMNMPKNLSFLRDSTISISLTMMIIYLILSVSAGKEYVETHFSNGQNYLVYSFIQAITFAAGVFIILQGVRLILAEIVPAFTGFSEKLVPDARPALDCPIVFPYAPNAVLVGFISSFIGGLVGLFVLGQLHWVLILPGVVPHFFCGATAGVFGNATGGKRGAICGAFAHGLLITFLPVALLPVLGQIGLTNTTFSDTDFGVTGILLGNMAHFMDKGTITMIITGIFALLVIFNFMTRKKVPAETNAG; encoded by the coding sequence ATGTTTACTCAAAACCTTTTGCAGTTCGTCGTCGATGTGCTGAAAGTGCCCTCCATTTTAGTCGGACTGGTGGCATGTTTCGGGCTGGTAGCGCAGAAGAAGCCCTTCCCGGATGTGATCAAGGGAACGGTAAAAACGATTCTGGGCTTTCTGGTGCTGGCAGGCGGAGCGACCGTGCTGGTCGGTTCCCTGACGCCGCTGGGCGACATTTTCAAGCAGGCGTTTGATGTTCAGGGCATCATTCCCAACAATGAAGCGATGGTCTCGATCGCTCTGGCAAAATATGGCGCACCGACCACGATGATCATGGCTTTCGGCATGGTCGCGAATATCGTTGTCGCCAGGTTTACCCGGCTCAAATATATCTACCTTTCCGGTCATGTTACCTTCTATATGGCCTGTATGATCGCGATTATTCTGTCGGTTGCCGGCTTCGAGGGTATTCAGCTTATTTACACCGGATCGCTGCTGTTAGGCATTCTGATGGCGACCTTCCCGGCTATCGCTCAGCCCTATATGCGCAAGATCATCGGCGGTGACCACGTTGCGCTGGCGCATACCGGAACGATTGGCTACGTCTTATCAGGCTGGATCGGCTCACTGGTGGGCAAAGGCTCTAAGTCCACCGAAGAGATGAACATGCCAAAAAACCTGAGTTTTTTGCGCGACAGCACCATCTCTATCTCTCTGACAATGATGATTATCTACCTCATCCTGTCGGTCTCGGCCGGTAAAGAGTATGTGGAGACGCATTTCAGTAACGGTCAGAACTACCTGGTTTATTCATTTATTCAGGCGATTACCTTTGCGGCGGGCGTCTTTATTATTCTGCAAGGTGTGCGCCTGATTCTGGCGGAGATCGTTCCGGCCTTTACCGGCTTCTCCGAAAAACTGGTACCGGATGCCCGGCCTGCGCTGGACTGTCCGATTGTCTTCCCGTACGCGCCGAATGCGGTTCTGGTGGGCTTTATCTCCAGTTTTATCGGCGGTCTGGTCGGGCTGTTTGTCCTTGGCCAGCTTCACTGGGTTCTGATTCTGCCGGGCGTGGTGCCCCACTTCTTCTGTGGCGCGACCGCGGGCGTATTTGGTAATGCGACCGGGGGTAAACGCGGCGCCATCTGCGGCGCCTTTGCGCATGGCCTGCTGATCACCTTCCTGCCCGTTGCCCTGCTGCCCGTGCTGGGACAGATCGGCCTGACTAACACCACCTTCTCCGACACCGACTTTGGCGTCACCGGTATCCTTCTCGGCAACATGGCTCACTTTATGGATAAAGGCACCATCACAATGATCATCACCGGCATCTTTGCCCTGTTAGTGATTTTCAACTTTATGACCAGAAAGAAAGTGCCTGCGGAAACGAACGCAGGCTGA
- a CDS encoding GNAT family N-acetyltransferase, whose amino-acid sequence MNTPPLFTADRPAGRFTLRPMRESDAPLIHSWVTRDYARFWGMQSHSLAQVAAFYQTLTTADPHAALIGCCNDQPVCLIECYRAADDEIGKFYPAAPDDYGMHILIAPASQPIRAFSWQVFTLVMDYLFSRPEVNRVVVEPDVRNEKIHVLNRRAGFRYQHTLDLGHKTAWLAFCQREDYQHALLQESQTMDTPASLTDGTHLTGEHWIQANRMLIRKAIAEFAHEKIIAPQATGGDAYQLTVPGGEASYHFRAARLALDHWEIDADSLRKQENGRALPLDALQFIVEFNAEIGIPQPLLATYMEEISSTLCSSVYKRQKPNPDSQALVSADFQTVEAAMTEGHPCFVANNGRIGFDARDYLAFAPEAAAPVHLIWVAVHRRNAHFSSLSELSYEQLMRDELGDTTLNAFTAQLTEKGLAAEEYILMPVHPWQWNNKLLTVFAADVARHEIVYLGTGDDAYQAQQSIRTFFNRSAPSKRYVKTALSVLNMGFMRGLSPYYMATTPAINGWLAALVADDAWLKRCDFRILREVAAVGYHNRAYEQAIKGDSAYKKMFAALWRDNPAASLQPGQRLMTMAAFLHVDQRQQPLLPALIADSGLSAKAWIDRYLTCYLSPLLHCFYQHDLVFMPHGENLIMLLENNVPVAAYMKDIGEEIAVMNPDAVLPEGVQRLAVDVPDELKLLSIFTDVFDCIFRFISAILHQSQTLPEEAFWQAVAQCVKDYQQAHPEHAAKFARYDMFAPAFTRSCLNRLQLANNQQMINLADPAENLKFAGTLDNPIARWR is encoded by the coding sequence ATGAACACACCACCACTGTTTACGGCCGACCGCCCTGCTGGCCGGTTTACCCTGAGACCGATGCGTGAGAGCGATGCGCCCCTGATCCACAGCTGGGTCACTCGCGACTATGCCCGCTTCTGGGGGATGCAGTCACACAGCCTGGCGCAGGTTGCCGCGTTCTATCAGACGCTGACCACCGCCGATCCCCATGCGGCGCTGATCGGCTGCTGCAACGATCAGCCGGTCTGTCTGATTGAGTGCTATCGCGCCGCTGACGACGAGATCGGGAAGTTCTACCCGGCCGCGCCCGATGATTACGGCATGCACATCCTTATAGCGCCCGCCAGCCAGCCGATCAGGGCGTTCAGCTGGCAGGTTTTCACCCTGGTGATGGACTACCTGTTCAGCCGCCCGGAGGTGAACCGGGTCGTCGTGGAGCCGGACGTGCGCAACGAGAAGATCCACGTCCTGAACCGGCGCGCCGGATTCCGCTATCAGCATACCCTCGACCTGGGGCATAAAACCGCCTGGCTGGCCTTCTGCCAGCGGGAAGATTATCAACACGCGTTACTGCAGGAGTCGCAGACTATGGATACCCCCGCTTCACTGACCGACGGCACCCATCTGACCGGCGAACACTGGATCCAGGCAAACCGCATGCTCATTCGTAAAGCGATCGCCGAGTTTGCCCATGAAAAAATTATCGCGCCACAGGCCACGGGCGGCGACGCCTATCAGCTGACGGTGCCGGGCGGTGAAGCCAGCTATCATTTCCGCGCCGCAAGGCTGGCGCTGGACCACTGGGAGATCGACGCGGACTCGCTGCGCAAACAGGAGAACGGGCGCGCGCTGCCGCTGGATGCGCTGCAGTTTATCGTGGAGTTCAACGCGGAGATTGGTATCCCGCAGCCGCTGCTGGCCACCTACATGGAGGAGATCAGCAGCACTCTGTGCAGCAGCGTCTATAAACGTCAGAAACCTAACCCCGACAGCCAGGCGCTGGTTTCTGCCGATTTCCAGACGGTGGAAGCGGCGATGACCGAAGGACACCCCTGCTTTGTCGCCAATAACGGACGCATCGGCTTCGACGCCCGTGACTATCTGGCCTTTGCGCCGGAAGCCGCCGCGCCGGTTCACCTTATCTGGGTTGCCGTGCATCGCCGCAATGCGCATTTTTCCAGCCTGAGCGAACTGAGCTATGAGCAGCTGATGCGCGACGAACTGGGTGACACCACGCTGAACGCGTTTACCGCGCAGTTAACCGAGAAAGGGCTGGCGGCCGAAGAGTATATCCTGATGCCGGTTCACCCCTGGCAGTGGAACAATAAACTGCTGACGGTGTTTGCCGCAGACGTCGCCCGCCATGAGATTGTCTATCTCGGCACCGGTGACGATGCCTACCAGGCGCAGCAGTCCATCCGTACCTTCTTTAACCGCAGTGCGCCGTCGAAACGCTACGTCAAAACCGCCCTCTCCGTGCTCAACATGGGCTTTATGCGCGGCCTGTCGCCCTACTATATGGCGACCACTCCGGCCATTAATGGCTGGCTGGCCGCGCTGGTCGCCGACGATGCGTGGCTGAAGCGCTGCGATTTCCGCATCCTGCGCGAGGTGGCGGCGGTGGGTTATCACAATCGCGCCTACGAACAGGCGATCAAAGGAGACTCCGCCTATAAAAAGATGTTTGCTGCACTCTGGCGGGATAACCCGGCTGCCAGCCTGCAGCCGGGTCAGCGCCTGATGACCATGGCCGCGTTCCTGCATGTCGATCAGCGGCAGCAGCCTCTGCTGCCCGCGCTGATCGCGGACTCCGGTCTCTCCGCCAAAGCGTGGATCGATCGCTATCTGACCTGCTACCTCAGCCCGCTGCTGCACTGCTTCTATCAGCATGACCTGGTGTTTATGCCGCATGGCGAAAACCTGATCATGCTGCTGGAGAATAACGTCCCGGTGGCGGCTTATATGAAGGACATTGGCGAGGAGATCGCCGTGATGAACCCGGACGCGGTACTGCCGGAGGGCGTGCAGCGCCTGGCGGTGGATGTGCCGGACGAGCTTAAGCTCCTGTCGATCTTCACCGATGTCTTTGACTGCATCTTCCGCTTTATCAGCGCGATCCTGCATCAGTCGCAGACGCTGCCGGAAGAGGCGTTCTGGCAGGCGGTGGCGCAGTGCGTGAAGGATTACCAGCAGGCGCACCCGGAACATGCCGCGAAGTTTGCGCGCTATGACATGTTCGCACCGGCGTTTACCCGCTCCTGCCTGAACCGTCTTCAGCTGGCAAATAATCAGCAGATGATCAACCTCGCCGATCCGGCTGAGAATCTGAAGTTTGCCGGAACACTGGATAACCCGATTGCCCGCTGGCGTTAA
- a CDS encoding lysine N(6)-hydroxylase/L-ornithine N(5)-oxygenase family protein, whose translation MEKPVYDFIGVGIGPFNLSLACLSEPVEGLKGLFLDQNPGFDWHTGMMLESAHLQTPFMADLVTLADPTSPYSLLNYMKEKGKLYSFYIREDFFLMRKEYNQYCQWASSRLSSLRWNSHVDYVSYDEAAGLYQVQVTDTRSGEKQRYLTRHLILGTGPVAWMPECSQPHRQRLTHSSHYLAHKAELQQKRSITVLGSGQSAAEIYYDLLTDIDRFGYQLNWITRAPRFYPLEYTKLTLEMTSPEWVDYFHALPAHTRDALNARHKNLYKGINSSLINDIYDLMYVKQLDGNLNVNLFTHSALTAMRWLPQGEFELTLHQEEQECTFTRRTEGLVMATGYHYQPPMFLEGIASRLRWDDKGRYDVQRNYSIDHHNQIFVQNAELHTHGFVTPDLGMACYRNSVLLRELTGREVYPIERQIAFQTFPAKTER comes from the coding sequence ATGGAAAAGCCTGTATACGATTTTATTGGCGTCGGTATCGGCCCGTTTAACCTGAGCCTGGCCTGCCTGAGTGAGCCGGTTGAGGGGCTGAAGGGGCTTTTCCTGGATCAGAATCCGGGCTTCGACTGGCACACCGGGATGATGCTGGAAAGCGCCCACCTGCAGACGCCGTTTATGGCCGATCTGGTGACGCTCGCCGATCCCACCAGTCCTTATAGCCTGCTCAACTACATGAAGGAGAAGGGAAAGCTCTACTCGTTTTATATCCGGGAAGACTTCTTCCTGATGCGCAAAGAGTATAACCAGTACTGTCAGTGGGCCAGTTCGCGGCTCTCCAGTCTGCGCTGGAACAGTCATGTGGATTATGTCAGCTACGATGAGGCCGCAGGCCTCTATCAGGTGCAGGTCACCGACACCCGCAGCGGGGAGAAACAGCGCTATCTGACGCGTCACCTGATCCTCGGCACCGGCCCGGTGGCCTGGATGCCCGAGTGCAGTCAGCCGCACCGCCAGCGCCTGACCCACTCCAGCCACTACCTGGCGCATAAAGCTGAACTGCAGCAGAAGCGGTCGATCACCGTGCTGGGCAGCGGCCAGAGCGCGGCCGAGATCTATTACGATCTGCTGACCGACATCGACCGCTTTGGCTATCAGCTCAACTGGATCACCCGCGCGCCGCGTTTCTATCCGCTGGAGTACACCAAGCTGACGCTGGAGATGACCTCGCCGGAGTGGGTCGACTATTTCCACGCCCTGCCCGCCCACACCCGCGATGCGCTGAATGCCCGTCATAAGAATCTCTACAAAGGCATCAACAGCAGTCTGATCAACGACATCTACGATCTGATGTACGTTAAACAGCTCGACGGTAACCTGAACGTCAATCTCTTTACCCATTCGGCCCTGACCGCGATGCGCTGGCTGCCACAGGGGGAATTCGAGCTGACACTCCATCAGGAGGAGCAGGAGTGCACCTTTACCCGCCGCACGGAAGGGCTGGTGATGGCGACCGGCTATCACTATCAGCCGCCAATGTTTTTAGAGGGGATCGCATCGCGCCTGCGCTGGGATGACAAGGGGCGCTACGACGTGCAGCGCAACTACAGCATCGACCACCACAATCAGATTTTTGTGCAGAACGCCGAGCTGCATACGCACGGCTTTGTTACCCCGGATCTGGGCATGGCCTGCTATCGCAACTCCGTGCTGCTGCGCGAGCTGACCGGACGCGAGGTCTACCCGATCGAGCGTCAGATCGCCTTCCAGACTTTCCCGGCTAAAACGGAGCGCTGA
- a CDS encoding GntR family transcriptional regulator, with product MVDGITEKQKEVVDYILNKIKQDGLQPGEKLDTEISIAKNIGITRATVREATRILVEQQRIYRVKGSGIFVGSTEMSSQAHRFHVLSPFDFQAQRKGHKGVRKIISVSIVKVPSAEMAQALRIKNSDQIYKIHRLMCFDDIPVALEQIHLPVSLFSSMEFSKLEISKYAYIEEVTGKKVQLRDQHLTAINLTHAEALTLLNLSPGDAVIQINETVYLDDGVPCEVNIAIINTRYFPLKQNSQRP from the coding sequence ATGGTTGATGGGATAACTGAAAAGCAAAAAGAGGTGGTGGATTACATCCTCAATAAAATTAAACAGGACGGCCTTCAACCCGGAGAAAAACTGGACACCGAAATCTCAATCGCAAAAAACATCGGCATTACCCGCGCCACGGTCCGTGAGGCGACGCGCATTCTGGTTGAACAGCAGCGGATATACCGGGTAAAAGGCTCGGGGATCTTTGTGGGTTCGACGGAGATGAGCAGTCAGGCGCACCGTTTTCATGTGCTCTCGCCGTTCGATTTTCAGGCGCAGCGGAAAGGGCACAAAGGCGTCCGGAAAATTATTTCGGTCAGTATTGTCAAAGTTCCCTCGGCGGAAATGGCCCAGGCGTTGCGGATTAAAAACAGCGACCAGATCTATAAGATCCATCGCCTGATGTGTTTTGATGATATTCCGGTGGCGCTCGAACAGATTCACCTGCCGGTTTCCCTCTTCAGCAGCATGGAATTCAGCAAGCTGGAAATTTCGAAATATGCATATATCGAAGAGGTGACCGGAAAAAAAGTTCAGCTCAGAGATCAGCATCTTACGGCGATTAATCTCACGCACGCTGAGGCTCTGACGCTGCTGAATTTAAGCCCTGGGGATGCGGTCATCCAGATTAATGAAACCGTCTATCTCGACGACGGGGTGCCCTGCGAAGTTAATATTGCCATCATCAACACCCGCTATTTTCCATTAAAACAGAATTCCCAGCGGCCTTAA
- a CDS encoding MFS transporter, whose product MTSFQPIARLTRRHLIFPLSLVLFEFATYIAHDMIQPGMLLVTQEFKVGPEWVSASLTAYLMGGILLQWLLGPLSDRVGRRPVLLSGVAFFTLSCIATHWVTSIEQFVLLRFLQGISLCFIGAVGYAAIQEAFTESLSIKMMALMANVALLAPLAGPLAGAAFLTVGEWRTLFWLTGAVAALALAGLWYAMPETSGDRQKPLSLGSIISDYGALLKDRQVMRGSFAIGLVTVPCIAWVALSPVILMHGAQLSRIDYALLQLPVFAAMIAGNLTLGRLSSRLSIEQPIRIGAWPVVCGLIVAATATVLNPQNYLWLTAGVSLYGFGTGLVNAGLYRMTLFSSHAGKGSVAAMVGMVTILIIALGIEAAKTAYFSYGSGGFSLVNLICGLLWLGLVSAFLRAGQRRLCAES is encoded by the coding sequence ATGACTTCCTTTCAACCGATCGCCCGGCTGACACGGCGACATCTGATCTTTCCGCTGTCGCTGGTGCTGTTCGAGTTTGCCACCTATATCGCCCATGACATGATCCAGCCGGGTATGCTGCTGGTGACCCAGGAGTTTAAGGTCGGGCCGGAGTGGGTTTCCGCCTCGCTGACCGCCTATCTGATGGGCGGGATTCTGCTGCAGTGGCTGCTCGGCCCGCTGTCAGATCGGGTGGGCCGCCGTCCTGTGCTGCTCAGCGGTGTGGCCTTTTTTACACTTTCCTGCATCGCGACCCACTGGGTGACCTCCATCGAACAGTTCGTGCTGCTGCGTTTTCTGCAGGGCATCAGTCTCTGCTTCATCGGCGCGGTGGGTTACGCGGCGATACAGGAGGCGTTTACGGAATCACTCAGCATTAAAATGATGGCGCTGATGGCGAATGTCGCCCTGCTGGCGCCGCTCGCCGGTCCGCTGGCGGGCGCGGCGTTTCTGACCGTGGGTGAGTGGCGCACGCTGTTCTGGCTGACGGGCGCCGTCGCAGCGCTGGCGCTGGCCGGCTTGTGGTACGCGATGCCGGAAACCTCGGGCGATCGTCAGAAGCCCCTGTCGCTGGGGTCGATCATCAGCGATTATGGCGCGCTGCTGAAAGATCGCCAGGTGATGCGCGGTTCGTTCGCTATCGGACTGGTCACCGTGCCCTGCATCGCCTGGGTGGCGTTATCCCCCGTGATTTTAATGCACGGCGCGCAACTCAGCCGTATCGACTATGCGCTGCTGCAGTTGCCGGTTTTTGCCGCCATGATTGCGGGTAACCTGACGCTGGGACGCTTATCCAGCCGTCTGTCGATTGAACAGCCGATCAGGATCGGGGCCTGGCCGGTGGTCTGCGGGCTGATCGTCGCGGCAACCGCCACCGTGCTGAATCCGCAGAACTATCTGTGGCTCACTGCGGGCGTGAGTCTTTACGGCTTCGGCACCGGACTGGTCAATGCCGGACTTTACCGCATGACGCTTTTTTCCAGCCATGCCGGAAAAGGCAGCGTAGCCGCGATGGTGGGCATGGTGACGATTCTGATCATCGCGCTCGGCATTGAGGCCGCCAAAACGGCCTACTTCAGTTACGGCAGCGGAGGGTTCAGCCTGGTCAACCTGATCTGCGGTCTGCTGTGGCTGGGTCTGGTCAGCGCGTTTCTGCGCGCCGGTCAGCGCAGATTATGCGCCGAATCCTGA
- a CDS encoding PTS sugar transporter subunit IIA: MSNLADWLNNEKVQYVENVADWREALAVAGRPLLREGAISQDYIDAIIHQKEAIGPFFVIAPQIAMPHARPEQGAHKLGLSVVLLGNAVTFDSEENDPVKVIFMFSAPDSNSHIEMISQLAEVLSDENIMEQIFAARSQPALMAILTGV, translated from the coding sequence ATGTCAAATCTGGCTGACTGGCTGAATAACGAAAAAGTACAGTACGTTGAAAACGTCGCTGACTGGCGGGAAGCATTAGCCGTGGCGGGGCGTCCGCTGCTCCGTGAAGGCGCCATATCACAGGATTACATTGACGCCATTATTCACCAGAAAGAGGCGATCGGTCCCTTTTTTGTGATTGCGCCACAGATTGCTATGCCCCACGCGCGGCCGGAACAGGGCGCACATAAACTCGGGTTGTCCGTAGTGTTGCTGGGCAACGCCGTGACCTTTGACTCCGAAGAGAACGATCCCGTGAAGGTGATCTTTATGTTCTCCGCGCCGGACAGTAACAGCCATATCGAAATGATTTCTCAGCTGGCAGAGGTGCTCTCCGATGAAAACATCATGGAGCAGATCTTTGCCGCCCGCAGTCAGCCGGCGCTGATGGCGATTCTGACCGGTGTTTAG
- a CDS encoding MsnO8 family LLM class oxidoreductase, whose translation MAYRLSLLDKAPVSQGESATAALQRTLQLAQRAEEWGYHRFWLAEHHNTAQLASPSPEVLIAWIIAQTRHIRVGSGGVMLQHYSPYKVAENFNLLASLAPGRIDIGVGKAPGGLPLSTHALQQGINAAKKGSFADQLQLLDSWLTPARKQPDEEGLAATPLPSCPANRFLLGASEESARLAASLGWQFVFAAHLNGDRQLLEHALNTYSRLSQGQRALVAVQVVVADSPAQADLLVSSLRHYHVSVKEGPSVNVASLAQAERYVRQGGYRDYQIEPRTPSLLRGTAAQVHAQLDALHHNFDIDEFVIDTPVTEPAARLRSLELLATRHLVAA comes from the coding sequence ATGGCATATCGATTGAGTCTGTTAGACAAAGCGCCCGTGTCGCAGGGAGAGTCGGCCACCGCGGCGTTGCAGCGCACGCTGCAGCTGGCGCAACGGGCAGAGGAGTGGGGCTATCATCGCTTCTGGCTGGCGGAACATCACAACACCGCCCAGCTCGCCAGTCCTTCACCCGAGGTGCTCATCGCGTGGATCATTGCGCAGACCCGTCATATCCGTGTCGGTTCGGGCGGCGTGATGTTGCAGCATTACAGCCCCTACAAAGTGGCGGAAAACTTCAATCTGCTCGCGTCACTGGCACCGGGACGCATTGATATCGGCGTGGGTAAGGCGCCGGGCGGCCTGCCGCTCTCCACCCATGCGCTGCAGCAGGGTATCAATGCTGCGAAAAAAGGATCCTTTGCCGATCAGCTTCAACTGCTGGATAGCTGGCTGACACCCGCCCGCAAACAGCCCGACGAAGAGGGCCTGGCCGCAACGCCGCTGCCTTCCTGCCCGGCGAACCGTTTTCTGCTGGGGGCCAGTGAAGAGAGCGCCAGACTGGCGGCCTCGCTGGGCTGGCAGTTTGTCTTCGCCGCCCACCTTAACGGCGATCGCCAGCTACTTGAACATGCACTGAATACCTATTCCCGCCTGAGTCAGGGCCAGCGTGCGCTGGTCGCCGTGCAGGTGGTGGTCGCCGACTCCCCGGCCCAGGCTGACCTGCTGGTCAGTTCACTGCGTCATTACCATGTGTCGGTGAAAGAGGGGCCTTCCGTTAACGTTGCCAGCCTGGCGCAGGCGGAGCGCTATGTGCGGCAGGGCGGATATCGCGATTATCAGATCGAGCCGCGTACGCCGTCCCTGCTGCGGGGCACCGCGGCGCAGGTTCATGCGCAGTTAGACGCGCTGCATCACAACTTTGATATCGACGAGTTTGTCATCGACACGCCGGTTACGGAACCGGCCGCCCGGCTGCGATCACTGGAACTGCTGGCAACGCGTCATCTGGTTGCGGCCTGA
- a CDS encoding pyridoxal phosphate-dependent decarboxylase family protein encodes MLLRSSTQAAREPAPAAIASTADTAIFNDQQLAAWSQQTQEVLALMTRTVTGVEKPFSGILPHELAAEFSGVDLDRPLGNNEAALAELSQLYLRDAVWFHHPKYLAHLNCPVVLPSLMAEQIMAAVNSSVDTWDQSAGGTLIEQKVIDWTLGRIGLPDGSDGIFTSGGTQSNLMAMLLARDSWCAAHHPGHLIKQRGLPETAPRWRVFTSKLSHFSIQKSMAILGLGYDAVIAVDHDEHYRMDVASLKQEIARCRSEGLIPIAVVATSGTTDFGSIDPLPEIARLCEESGLWMHVDAAYGCGLLVSEKHRSRLNGIERADSVTVDYHKSFFQTVSCGAFFVRDSQNLKHVTHHADYLNPLSAQQEGTPNLVNKSIQTTRRFDALKMWLTLRVMGPAALGDAFDSLITLTESAHALLSAHPAIEVLHAPELTTQIFRFVPGKHTSDAKIDEINAAIRKALFRAGNAVVAGTRVDGRQYLKFTLLNPTTTPADIEDVLSLITHYGREQVRASALSAVSQGAN; translated from the coding sequence ATGCTTTTACGCTCATCCACCCAGGCGGCACGGGAACCCGCGCCAGCCGCGATTGCCAGCACGGCTGACACCGCCATTTTTAACGATCAGCAACTGGCAGCCTGGTCGCAGCAGACTCAGGAGGTGCTGGCGCTGATGACCCGCACCGTCACCGGCGTAGAGAAACCCTTCAGCGGCATTCTGCCCCACGAGCTGGCGGCCGAGTTCAGCGGCGTCGATCTGGATCGCCCGCTGGGCAACAACGAGGCGGCGCTGGCGGAGCTGAGCCAGCTCTATCTGCGCGACGCCGTCTGGTTCCACCATCCCAAATATCTGGCCCATCTGAACTGCCCGGTCGTGCTGCCCTCTCTGATGGCCGAGCAGATCATGGCCGCCGTCAACAGCTCGGTCGATACCTGGGATCAGAGTGCCGGTGGCACGCTGATTGAGCAGAAGGTGATCGACTGGACACTGGGCCGCATCGGGCTGCCTGACGGATCGGACGGGATCTTCACCAGCGGTGGCACCCAGTCCAACCTCATGGCCATGCTGCTGGCGCGTGACAGCTGGTGTGCAGCGCATCATCCTGGTCATCTGATCAAGCAGCGTGGCCTGCCGGAGACCGCGCCCAGATGGCGGGTCTTTACCTCGAAACTCAGTCACTTCAGTATCCAGAAATCGATGGCGATCCTCGGCCTGGGCTATGACGCGGTGATCGCCGTGGATCACGACGAACACTACCGTATGGATGTGGCTTCGCTGAAACAGGAGATTGCGCGCTGCCGCAGCGAGGGGCTGATCCCGATTGCCGTCGTCGCCACCAGCGGCACCACCGACTTTGGCAGCATCGATCCGCTGCCGGAGATCGCCCGCCTCTGCGAAGAGTCTGGCCTGTGGATGCACGTTGACGCCGCTTACGGTTGCGGGCTGCTGGTCTCTGAGAAGCACCGTTCGCGTCTTAACGGTATCGAACGGGCGGATTCGGTCACTGTCGATTATCACAAATCGTTCTTCCAGACCGTCAGCTGCGGCGCTTTCTTCGTCCGTGACAGCCAGAATCTGAAGCATGTCACCCACCATGCGGATTACCTGAACCCGCTGAGCGCTCAGCAGGAAGGTACGCCTAACCTGGTCAATAAAAGCATTCAGACCACCCGCCGCTTCGACGCGCTGAAAATGTGGCTGACCCTGCGCGTGATGGGACCGGCAGCGCTGGGAGACGCCTTCGATTCCCTGATTACGCTGACCGAGTCTGCCCATGCGCTGTTAAGCGCGCATCCTGCCATCGAAGTGCTGCACGCTCCGGAGCTGACCACCCAGATTTTCCGCTTCGTTCCGGGCAAACATACCAGCGATGCGAAGATCGATGAGATTAACGCCGCTATCCGTAAAGCGCTGTTCCGCGCCGGGAATGCGGTGGTGGCCGGCACCCGGGTTGACGGACGCCAGTATCTGAAATTCACGCTGCTGAACCCCACCACCACCCCTGCGGACATCGAAGATGTGCTGAGCCTGATCACACATTACGGCCGGGAACAGGTGCGTGCCTCTGCGCTGAGCGCGGTCAGTCAGGGAGCGAACTGA
- a CDS encoding PTS sugar transporter subunit IIB — MKMMAVCGSGLGSSFMMEMNIKKVLKTIGVEAEVEHSDLGSVTPEVADVFVMAKDIAYSANLPPEKVIIINNIIDLKEIEQKIREYFEKN, encoded by the coding sequence ATGAAAATGATGGCAGTGTGTGGTTCAGGTCTGGGCAGCAGCTTCATGATGGAGATGAACATCAAGAAAGTGCTGAAGACGATTGGTGTTGAGGCTGAAGTGGAGCATTCCGATCTCGGTTCGGTTACGCCCGAAGTGGCCGATGTGTTTGTGATGGCGAAGGATATTGCCTACAGCGCTAACCTGCCGCCCGAGAAGGTCATCATCATCAATAACATCATCGATCTGAAAGAAATCGAGCAAAAAATACGTGAGTATTTTGAGAAAAACTGA